In Mycolicibacterium lutetiense, the following are encoded in one genomic region:
- a CDS encoding FtsK/SpoIIIE domain-containing protein has protein sequence MTTAQSPSRLDPHFGFVRFGLGNQQLTRRFENVPLLGDSADYEPTSYQSVAAFLGTQDKVRGIPKPVSLRNTPGMAFVGRGGQMDAVYALVRSVVLQAAMFHSDTDLKVVVITESVNRWDSWLKWLPHAQHSTALDTGGSRRMVWRSVAAFNSSEMAKALHQREGFTKNDTSTMPHLLIINDLARIDETEWKTITRAEGVAGVTFMRLATEPGSALEFANTFVVTPELIEHNGSRFAVPDQMSESTARTIARRMSRFRADASARTVVDDSSSLVQLTDLLGIEDFAQLDLTSLYAKTRMGPPFEESEWGKEWLRFPVARDTFGNLVHIDLKAEDEGGMGSAAVVVGTSGSGKSEFWTTLLLSAALTHSPEQLQIMFFDFKGDTTAMTIRGFPHTVAAQNNLKDDSLWMERMCDVLYGELEIRKKQLARAKCHNAAEYEYRRIHKGEKIPPMPHLLLVVDEFTQMFQECPPMVDVIDEYTRQVRALGVKVLMGSQYLGHHMSRGGIMANMPIRIALRVLDPKDSREVIGVDDARWLPSKPAGAGFLLSQGRDLQQFQTAFVSGTYHQPRRRMATAELREQQTYAPPREFLLTGMEPVSVPAPVSVDVPDEDTQDVLFGADGRELLDVQVATQALHDRMPDVVLKQKWLPPLEALPVDELVRRLRGKPWNVDYGINRELLFPVGVEDRPYQHQQRVYAVNLLEDNCAVIGKQNAGKTVALATMITGASLMYRQDRIQFFVVACSGSDLNAVEELPHVSAFSQYKKRDKVFAMLSELESIIERREQAGVDMKVLREQKFGGGRGRGTEDASDPYGDVYLVIDGWTAFKKEYEDAALANGVTRVMELLNKGGSYGVHVIIAGHSWFDFGTRLTPLFNANVELKLADNDDLNRNSRDVALKVPLGFRPLHRAEPEFGVNGPEGAADENPSGTELTEHAGELDEAEDQEMIRIVGRGTSMAGFHFQTGLPQVSINGMVSDLADAMPAITDKAGRRDEARELKMLPTLVTLDEVFNQAHDLGMLGGKLVPFGICEKGLKPAFVDFLKHSHLLLVADPESGITTALATLARSIMRVFTPDEAEIFVVDKAHGLLNVVVGPHLGTYEVTAEKPPELGYGQIGTSFGAATAALEAAEAAAAEPAPTSGQRREGYVHTLDQMQALAAYLAEELARRQPDGELSQEQLAAGVGGWKGKRTFVIVDREEDVHTLGGGAMGLSTAHPLSPLAGFMSNAAEVGLHVIVGRRVARWTGAGSSPLIKALTTTNRPVVVMNSDKQEGVVARGIKAGPLDVGRGVYATDGAPDRVQIAMSGRQC, from the coding sequence ATGACGACAGCGCAGAGCCCGTCGAGGTTGGACCCGCATTTCGGGTTCGTCCGTTTCGGTTTGGGCAACCAGCAGTTGACCCGCAGGTTCGAGAACGTCCCGTTGCTGGGAGATTCGGCCGACTACGAGCCGACGTCCTATCAGTCGGTCGCGGCGTTTCTGGGGACACAGGATAAGGTTCGGGGCATTCCGAAGCCGGTGTCGCTGCGCAATACCCCTGGGATGGCCTTCGTGGGGCGCGGCGGCCAGATGGACGCGGTGTATGCGTTGGTTCGGTCGGTTGTGCTGCAGGCAGCGATGTTTCATTCGGACACCGACCTGAAGGTTGTGGTCATCACCGAGTCGGTGAATCGTTGGGATTCGTGGTTGAAATGGCTTCCGCATGCCCAGCATTCGACGGCGCTGGACACCGGCGGTAGCCGACGGATGGTGTGGAGGTCGGTGGCGGCCTTCAACTCGTCGGAGATGGCCAAGGCCTTACATCAGCGCGAAGGATTCACGAAGAACGACACGTCGACGATGCCGCATCTGCTGATCATCAATGATCTGGCGCGCATCGATGAGACGGAATGGAAGACGATCACCCGGGCCGAGGGTGTGGCCGGGGTGACGTTCATGCGCCTGGCCACCGAACCGGGTAGTGCTCTGGAGTTCGCGAACACGTTTGTCGTTACTCCAGAACTCATCGAACACAATGGATCTCGGTTCGCAGTTCCGGATCAAATGAGTGAGTCCACGGCACGAACCATCGCGCGTCGGATGTCGAGGTTTCGTGCGGACGCCTCGGCACGCACGGTCGTTGATGACTCGTCGAGTTTGGTTCAGCTCACTGATCTGCTGGGGATCGAGGATTTTGCGCAGCTGGATTTGACGTCGCTGTATGCCAAGACGCGGATGGGTCCGCCTTTTGAGGAGTCCGAGTGGGGCAAGGAGTGGCTGCGGTTTCCGGTCGCTCGCGACACGTTCGGAAACTTGGTTCATATCGATCTCAAGGCCGAGGACGAGGGCGGCATGGGCAGCGCCGCCGTCGTTGTGGGGACTTCTGGTTCGGGTAAGTCGGAGTTTTGGACGACGCTGCTGCTTTCGGCGGCGCTGACGCATTCGCCTGAACAGCTTCAGATTATGTTCTTCGACTTCAAGGGCGATACGACGGCGATGACGATTCGAGGGTTCCCTCATACCGTCGCCGCGCAGAACAATCTGAAAGACGATTCGCTGTGGATGGAGCGCATGTGCGATGTGCTCTATGGAGAGCTGGAGATACGCAAGAAGCAGTTGGCCCGAGCCAAGTGCCACAACGCCGCGGAGTACGAGTATCGGCGTATCCACAAGGGGGAGAAGATTCCCCCGATGCCGCACCTGTTGCTGGTAGTGGATGAGTTCACCCAGATGTTTCAAGAGTGCCCGCCCATGGTGGATGTGATCGACGAGTACACGCGGCAGGTCCGCGCGTTGGGCGTCAAGGTTTTGATGGGCTCGCAGTATCTGGGTCATCACATGTCGCGTGGCGGCATCATGGCCAACATGCCGATCCGCATCGCGCTGCGCGTGCTGGATCCCAAGGATTCGCGCGAGGTGATCGGGGTGGACGACGCGCGGTGGCTGCCCTCGAAGCCGGCCGGTGCAGGTTTCCTGCTCAGTCAAGGCCGCGACCTTCAGCAGTTTCAGACTGCGTTCGTGTCGGGGACCTATCACCAGCCGCGGCGTCGGATGGCCACTGCCGAACTGCGCGAGCAGCAGACCTACGCTCCCCCCAGGGAGTTCCTGTTAACCGGGATGGAACCTGTCTCGGTGCCGGCCCCGGTCAGCGTCGATGTGCCCGACGAGGACACCCAGGACGTGCTGTTCGGCGCCGACGGGCGAGAACTGCTCGACGTACAGGTTGCTACACAGGCATTGCACGATCGGATGCCGGACGTGGTGCTCAAGCAGAAATGGCTGCCTCCGCTGGAGGCGTTGCCGGTCGATGAGTTGGTACGCCGGCTGCGTGGCAAGCCATGGAATGTGGACTACGGAATCAACAGGGAACTGCTGTTCCCGGTCGGAGTGGAAGATCGCCCATACCAGCATCAGCAGCGGGTGTACGCGGTGAACCTGCTCGAGGACAACTGCGCGGTGATTGGCAAGCAAAATGCCGGTAAGACGGTGGCGCTGGCCACGATGATCACCGGGGCCTCGTTGATGTATCGCCAGGACAGGATTCAGTTTTTCGTCGTCGCGTGCAGCGGATCTGACCTCAACGCTGTTGAGGAGCTTCCGCATGTGAGCGCGTTTAGCCAATACAAAAAGCGCGACAAGGTTTTCGCGATGCTCAGCGAGCTGGAGTCGATCATCGAGCGGCGTGAGCAGGCTGGCGTCGACATGAAAGTGTTGCGCGAGCAGAAGTTTGGCGGTGGTCGCGGCCGAGGCACTGAAGATGCGTCTGACCCGTACGGGGATGTGTACCTGGTGATCGATGGGTGGACCGCCTTCAAGAAGGAGTATGAGGACGCGGCGCTGGCCAATGGGGTCACTCGCGTGATGGAGCTGCTGAACAAGGGCGGCAGCTATGGCGTGCACGTGATCATCGCGGGGCACTCATGGTTCGACTTCGGCACCCGGTTGACCCCGCTGTTCAACGCCAATGTCGAGCTGAAGCTGGCCGACAACGACGATCTCAACCGCAACAGCCGCGACGTGGCGCTCAAGGTGCCGCTCGGGTTCCGACCACTGCACCGAGCTGAGCCCGAATTCGGAGTCAATGGTCCCGAGGGCGCCGCCGACGAGAACCCGAGCGGCACCGAGTTGACTGAGCACGCGGGAGAACTGGACGAGGCCGAGGACCAGGAAATGATCCGCATCGTCGGCCGCGGCACGTCGATGGCTGGATTCCATTTCCAGACGGGCCTGCCACAGGTGTCGATCAACGGCATGGTCAGCGACCTGGCGGACGCCATGCCCGCCATCACCGACAAGGCCGGGCGACGCGACGAGGCACGAGAACTCAAAATGTTGCCGACACTGGTCACGCTCGACGAGGTGTTCAACCAGGCTCACGACCTGGGCATGCTCGGGGGCAAGCTGGTGCCGTTCGGGATCTGCGAGAAGGGCCTCAAGCCAGCGTTCGTGGACTTCCTCAAACACTCGCATCTGCTGCTGGTCGCCGATCCCGAATCGGGTATCACTACCGCCCTGGCCACCCTGGCGCGTTCGATCATGCGCGTGTTTACGCCGGACGAAGCCGAGATCTTTGTCGTCGACAAGGCTCACGGGCTGCTCAACGTCGTCGTTGGTCCACACCTAGGCACCTATGAGGTGACAGCGGAGAAGCCGCCAGAACTGGGCTACGGACAAATTGGGACATCGTTCGGTGCCGCCACGGCCGCGTTGGAAGCAGCCGAGGCAGCTGCGGCTGAGCCTGCACCGACCAGTGGCCAACGCCGCGAAGGGTATGTGCACACGCTCGACCAGATGCAGGCCCTGGCTGCCTACCTTGCTGAGGAACTGGCTCGGCGCCAGCCTGACGGTGAATTGTCGCAGGAACAGCTGGCGGCCGGTGTGGGCGGCTGGAAGGGCAAGCGCACGTTTGTCATCGTCGACCGTGAAGAGGACGTTCACACGCTCGGCGGCGGTGCGATGGGCTTGAGCACCGCACACCCACTGTCGCCTTTGGCCGGTTTCATGTCCAATGCCGCCGAGGTCGGCCTTCACGTGATTGTGGGGCGGCGGGTCGCGCGGTGGACAGGGGCAGGCTCCAGCCCGTTGATCAAGGCGCTGACCACGACGAATCGTCCCGTGGTGGTGATGAACAGCGACAAGCAGGAGGGCGTCGTGGCGCGGGGGATTAAGGCAGGTCCGCTGGACGTGGGGCGCGGGGTGTATGCCACTGACGGGGCGCCTGATCGGGTGCAGATCGCGATGTCGGGTCGGCAGTGCTGA
- a CDS encoding helix-turn-helix domain-containing protein has product MLTYTEQAARHLADLIDKARAEQGWSVADLATHAGVSRPTVSRLINHAQIPVRQRTRDAIGIALGWQPGACDAVLAGAQLSQTQDVLAVGAEAASRLAREVDRARLDIGLNKLELSRIAGVARPVVSRLINHGEVPARFAVRDAIGVAVGWESGSCEAVLAGGAPTMAASAQWAQVVAQRLEDLAAQAEQAAADSERQAQCWHAIAESAADSAAESERRAAHWRTVGTDARAAVRLARRGGRDVPNGNNGC; this is encoded by the coding sequence GTGCTGACCTACACCGAGCAGGCCGCGCGGCACCTGGCAGACCTGATCGACAAGGCGCGAGCAGAGCAGGGCTGGTCGGTGGCCGATCTGGCGACCCATGCGGGTGTATCGCGGCCAACGGTTTCTCGCCTGATCAATCACGCGCAAATTCCGGTGCGCCAACGCACCCGCGACGCGATCGGCATCGCGCTGGGTTGGCAGCCCGGGGCATGCGATGCGGTGCTGGCCGGCGCTCAGCTGTCGCAGACGCAGGACGTTCTGGCTGTCGGTGCTGAGGCGGCGAGCCGGTTGGCACGCGAGGTCGACCGAGCTCGGCTCGACATTGGGTTGAACAAGCTGGAGTTGAGTCGGATTGCCGGGGTGGCGCGACCGGTGGTGTCGCGGCTGATCAACCATGGGGAGGTCCCGGCACGGTTCGCGGTGCGCGATGCGATCGGGGTGGCAGTGGGGTGGGAGTCCGGAAGCTGCGAGGCGGTGTTGGCCGGCGGCGCGCCGACGATGGCGGCCTCGGCGCAATGGGCACAGGTGGTTGCCCAGCGTCTGGAGGACCTTGCCGCGCAAGCGGAGCAGGCCGCGGCGGACAGTGAGCGCCAAGCGCAGTGCTGGCACGCGATCGCCGAGAGTGCCGCAGACTCGGCGGCCGAGAGTGAGCGTCGTGCTGCGCACTGGCGCACGGTGGGCACG